A stretch of Acidimicrobiales bacterium DNA encodes these proteins:
- a CDS encoding formate dehydrogenase accessory sulfurtransferase FdhD: MSPRSRSERRLVRKWSPTDPDAGRSPAMLATEEPLAIELDGVRVATTMRTPGNDFELAVGFCHNEGLLDGHPVVEVKYCANGSAAATAFNIVTVSTGGVAPEPVPRLAAVTSSCGFCGTDDIDELAARLAPVSGDPVDWPVLAAAPDLLRPAQDLFESTGAVHAAGIVEPAGSISLVREDVGRHNAVDKLVGRSLLDGNVPLTGRAVVVSGRASFELVHKAWAAGFRALVAVSAPTALAVATAERAGLQLAGFARDGSLTVYVD; encoded by the coding sequence GTGAGTCCGAGGTCACGCAGTGAGCGGCGCCTGGTGCGCAAGTGGTCGCCGACCGACCCCGACGCGGGCCGATCGCCGGCGATGCTCGCCACCGAGGAGCCGCTCGCGATCGAGCTCGACGGCGTCCGCGTCGCCACGACGATGCGGACCCCGGGCAACGACTTCGAGCTCGCCGTCGGGTTCTGTCACAACGAAGGGCTGCTCGACGGTCATCCGGTGGTCGAGGTGAAGTACTGCGCCAACGGATCGGCGGCGGCGACGGCGTTCAACATCGTCACGGTGTCGACCGGCGGCGTGGCGCCCGAGCCGGTGCCCCGTCTCGCGGCGGTCACGTCCTCCTGCGGGTTCTGCGGCACCGACGACATCGATGAGCTCGCGGCCCGCCTCGCCCCGGTGAGCGGCGATCCGGTGGACTGGCCGGTGCTCGCCGCGGCGCCGGATCTCCTGCGTCCGGCCCAGGATCTCTTCGAGTCGACGGGCGCGGTGCACGCGGCGGGCATCGTGGAGCCGGCCGGTTCGATCTCGCTCGTGCGGGAGGACGTGGGCCGTCACAATGCCGTCGACAAGCTGGTCGGTCGGAGTCTGCTCGATGGCAACGTGCCCTTGACGGGCCGGGCCGTCGTCGTGAGTGGCCGGGCCAGTTTCGAGCTGGTGCACAAGGCGTGGGCGGCCGGGTTCCGGGCCCTCGTGGCCGTGAGTGCGCCGACCGCGCTCGCGGTGGCCACGGCGGAGCGAGCCGGCCTCCAACTCGCCGGCTTCGCCCGCGACGGCTCGTTGACCGTCTACGTCGACTGA
- a CDS encoding amino acid ABC transporter permease, with amino-acid sequence MKESKLPEGVVVTASRVPLAGFRLSSQAIQWWLVGMLAIIGWMVIQVLTSDNYREAWDNISPGLETTLYLTLISFLIAMPLGLFIGMARLSKNRFVNTVAQIYIEFMRGIPMIVWIFIVAFVVTPELADFLGRRTRDFPPLYRGVAALCLFYAAFIAEVFRAGIQSVDSGQVEAARAIGLSRYRTQRHIVLPQALRNALPALGNDFIALMKDTSLVSVIAVAEVTQRARIYVGSSFRTREAYFILAVIYVTMTLALSLLLQWWERRLEIPGRIEDE; translated from the coding sequence ATGAAGGAGAGCAAGCTGCCGGAAGGGGTCGTCGTCACCGCCAGCCGCGTCCCGCTCGCCGGGTTCCGTCTGTCCAGCCAGGCGATCCAGTGGTGGCTCGTCGGCATGCTGGCGATCATCGGCTGGATGGTGATCCAGGTTCTCACCTCGGACAACTACCGCGAAGCGTGGGACAACATCTCGCCCGGGCTCGAGACCACGCTGTACCTGACCCTGATCTCGTTCCTGATCGCGATGCCGCTGGGCCTGTTCATCGGCATGGCGCGCCTCTCGAAGAACCGCTTCGTCAACACCGTCGCCCAGATCTACATCGAGTTCATGCGGGGCATCCCGATGATCGTGTGGATCTTCATCGTGGCCTTCGTCGTCACCCCGGAACTCGCCGATTTCCTGGGCCGGCGAACCCGCGACTTCCCACCCCTCTATCGCGGTGTCGCGGCGCTCTGCCTCTTCTACGCCGCCTTCATCGCCGAGGTGTTCCGGGCCGGGATCCAGTCGGTCGATTCCGGGCAGGTCGAAGCGGCCCGCGCCATCGGGTTGAGTCGCTACCGCACCCAGCGCCACATCGTGCTCCCCCAGGCACTGCGCAATGCGCTCCCGGCGCTCGGCAACGACTTCATCGCGCTGATGAAGGACACCTCGCTCGTCTCGGTGATCGCCGTCGCCGAGGTCACCCAACGGGCCCGGATCTATGTCGGTTCGAGCTTCCGGACCCGCGAGGCGTACTTCATCCTCGCCGTCATCTACGTCACGATGACCCTCGCGCTGAGCCTGCTGCTCCAGTGGTGGGAGCGACGGCTGGAGATCCCCGGCCGCATCGAGGACGAGTGA